A region of the Candidatus Pelagibacter ubique HTCC1062 genome:
AAGATTCTATAAAAGCGCTTGAAGAAAAATCAACATCAAATGGGGTCAAGGTTGTTAAAGGGGTAACTGTTACAGGTTTTAAAAGAGGTAGTAACAGTAAAGCTGTTACAGGTGTTGAAACAGACAAAGGTATTATTGAGTGCGATCAAGTTGTTGTTGGTGCTGGTCCTTGGGTGAGAGATTTTTGGAATATGCTAGAGCTACCAAAAACTGCAAAAATTAAAGATAAAGATGGTAAATTTCATGAAACTGAAATGTGGAAATACTGGATGCTACAGGAAGGTGTAATTGGTGTTGATGAGGATTTTTTAAAAATGGATAATGGTGGTCAACCACCTGTAATTCATGTCGATTCTACGGCTCCTTTATATTCTGATAAAACAAAAAAATTAATTACTGATAAAATTTGGGGAATTTATTATAAACCTGATATCGAAGGTTTGGGAGTACAAGGTGGAACGTCACCCTACATAGTTGATAAACATTTTGATAAAGTTAATGTTGACCCCTATGGAATTGAGTCTCCTGAATTTCAAACTACAGAAGAGTTTAATGATATGTGGTGCTCAGCTTTAGCTCATTGTCAAAAAAGATTTGAAGGAAAATCTGATCTTTATAGAAAAGGCCCTTCAGGTGGACTTGGTTGCATGACCCCTGACTCATTTCCAATTTTTGATAAATTTTTAGAAAATGTTTACATGATTGCTGATGCTAACCACGGTTACAAAATGATTGGTGTTGGTGAACTTGTTGCAAAAGAAATTCTTGGAACTGAAAGTGATTTATTAAAACCGTTTAGATTCAACCGTTACGAGAAAGGTGAACTTCACCCAACTTCTAACAGTCCGTTCCCTTGGAGTTAAACTTCAAGCCTAGACACTAATAAATTTTTCAGTTACGGTTCGTTAAATAAAAATTCATTAGAGGGAGAGATAATGACAGATTTAGATAGACACGTAAGACAACCTGGTAGAGACAAATTAGTAAAGCAAGTTAGAGCTAAGATTAATGAGCTAGGTGTTGAATATATTTTTTTTCAATTTATTTCAGTAACTGGAAGAGTTGTAGGTAAAGGTATTCCTACTGATCACTGGGAAAGAACTTGCGAAAAAGGTTTTCAATTAGTTTACGGTGCTACAGCTAACTTATTTGTTGATCGTCATGGAGATTATATTGGTTATGGTCCAGAAGCAAAAGAGCTAGTTGGTATTCCTGATCCTGAAACTTTTTGCCAACTCCCTTGGGATAAAAAAGTTGCAAGAGTGTTTGTTACTTGCTTTAGAAATAGAGAAGAAAGAGAAAACCCAGGTGCACACTTAACTTCAGACTGCCGTGGAAATTTAAGAATACACGCTCAAGAATTTAAAAAGAAACACGGCTACCAATTAAGAGTTGGAACAGAGCCTGAAATGATGTGGTTAACTAAAAATGAAGATGGTTCACCAACAGGTAAAGGTTTTTCTAAACCCTACTGCTATCATATTGATCAATTCGAGTCGTTAAGACCAGTATTTATGAAAGTTTTTGAATACGCTAGAGCAATGGGCTTTGACATGATTCAAGGTGATCATGAGGATGCACCAGGACAATTAGAATTAAACTGGATGTATGATGACGTATTAAGAAATGCAGATA
Encoded here:
- a CDS encoding NAD(P)/FAD-dependent oxidoreductase is translated as MSTLPKKAKVVIIGGGIHGLSTAWKLSETYKNENDIVVLEKKDIAAGASGIACGVVRNNYFQPAMRELMAHSVSVWESDPKAFKYNSVGYLQISPEVMHEDVASIAKQQKAIGYDSEFIEGEADCMKYMKNMFGDWQAQGITSVLHEKKGGYAFNKDSIKALEEKSTSNGVKVVKGVTVTGFKRGSNSKAVTGVETDKGIIECDQVVVGAGPWVRDFWNMLELPKTAKIKDKDGKFHETEMWKYWMLQEGVIGVDEDFLKMDNGGQPPVIHVDSTAPLYSDKTKKLITDKIWGIYYKPDIEGLGVQGGTSPYIVDKHFDKVNVDPYGIESPEFQTTEEFNDMWCSALAHCQKRFEGKSDLYRKGPSGGLGCMTPDSFPIFDKFLENVYMIADANHGYKMIGVGELVAKEILGTESDLLKPFRFNRYEKGELHPTSNSPFPWS